From a region of the uncultured Desulfatiglans sp. genome:
- a CDS encoding ABC transporter, ATP-binding protein: MSAEPILEIREVTKTFGGILALNRLSFNVNEGDVLGIIGPNGSGKTTIVNCITGFVKPSSGRIFFRGKEISGKPPHKIADMGVARTFQIMRPYYSLPAYKNLVIPLFSPRSKRTGGWRGGGKLGDRNTVSIDILEEIGFERDSYVPYKMASSLPTGYLKRLELARCLALKPDVILCDEVFSGLSMSEIASMVPLIERLQMEGITLVMIEHRLRELFRVANRVVVMNFGEKLTEGTSEEVMADPRVKEAYFGSEEISEVMTYA; the protein is encoded by the coding sequence ATGAGCGCGGAACCGATCCTCGAGATCCGGGAGGTCACCAAGACCTTCGGTGGGATCCTGGCCCTGAACCGTTTGAGTTTCAATGTAAACGAGGGGGACGTCCTCGGGATCATCGGCCCGAACGGCTCGGGCAAGACCACGATCGTCAACTGCATCACGGGCTTCGTCAAACCGAGCTCGGGCAGGATCTTCTTCCGCGGGAAGGAGATCAGCGGCAAGCCCCCGCACAAGATCGCCGACATGGGGGTGGCCCGCACCTTCCAGATCATGCGGCCCTATTACAGCCTGCCCGCCTACAAGAACCTGGTGATCCCCCTCTTTTCGCCGCGTTCGAAGCGGACCGGCGGCTGGCGGGGCGGCGGAAAGCTCGGCGACCGCAACACGGTCAGCATCGACATCCTGGAGGAGATCGGCTTCGAGCGCGATTCCTACGTGCCCTACAAGATGGCCTCGAGCCTCCCGACGGGCTACCTGAAGCGCCTGGAGCTGGCGCGCTGCCTGGCGCTCAAGCCCGATGTGATCCTGTGCGACGAGGTGTTCTCCGGGCTCAGCATGAGCGAGATCGCCAGCATGGTGCCTTTGATCGAACGGCTGCAGATGGAGGGGATCACCCTCGTGATGATCGAGCACCGCCTGCGCGAATTGTTCAGGGTGGCCAACCGGGTGGTCGTCATGAATTTCGGCGAGAAATTGACCGAAGGGACGTCCGAGGAGGTCATGGCGGATCCGCGGGTGAAGGAGGCCTACTTCGGGTCCGAGGAGATTTCGGAGGTGATGACCTATGCTTGA
- a CDS encoding Amino acid or sugar ABC transport system, permease protein: protein MTEQRRKERLDRGIKVRTDGLYALMSWRELSYLTLPRLVLIVGIIILPLVLPSLYWQRVVSIVCIYALLALSFDFLAHYVGLVSLGGAFFIGVGGYIAAILNTSFGVHPLLTVPIATVCGAVICTVLLLPCLPLRGVYFAIVTLMYPLLLARVIEALDILGGTDGIMGIESFPSQWVEEYLVIALVLLFLFGIRRLVNLDIGLVFRAVKDNDQAVRASGMNVTYYKALGVFVASGLGCLGGACLVHIYMWSGISLFALDFSILPIAATVIGGGGTLVGPVLGCFILVPVSELLRAFGTLRIVFYALILMAFVVFRSEGLMVYGTRKYQQFERWVKV, encoded by the coding sequence ATGACCGAACAGCGTCGCAAAGAACGGCTGGACCGGGGGATCAAGGTCCGCACCGACGGGCTCTACGCCCTCATGTCCTGGCGCGAGTTGTCCTATCTGACCCTGCCCCGGCTGGTCCTGATCGTGGGCATCATCATCCTGCCGCTCGTCCTGCCGAGCCTTTACTGGCAGCGGGTGGTCTCCATCGTCTGCATCTATGCGCTGCTGGCGCTCAGCTTCGACTTCCTGGCCCACTACGTCGGGCTCGTGTCGCTTGGAGGCGCCTTTTTCATCGGGGTCGGCGGCTACATCGCCGCCATCCTGAACACCTCCTTCGGGGTGCATCCCCTCCTGACCGTGCCGATCGCCACCGTGTGCGGGGCGGTCATCTGCACGGTGCTGCTCCTGCCGTGCCTGCCGCTGCGCGGGGTGTACTTCGCGATCGTGACGCTGATGTACCCCCTGCTGCTGGCGAGGGTCATCGAGGCCCTCGACATCCTGGGTGGAACCGACGGCATCATGGGCATCGAGAGCTTCCCTAGCCAGTGGGTGGAAGAGTATCTGGTCATCGCGCTGGTGCTCCTCTTTCTTTTTGGGATTCGGCGTCTGGTCAACCTGGACATCGGGCTGGTTTTCCGCGCAGTGAAAGACAACGACCAGGCGGTGCGGGCCTCGGGCATGAACGTGACCTACTACAAGGCCCTGGGGGTGTTCGTCGCCTCGGGCCTTGGCTGTCTTGGCGGGGCCTGCCTCGTGCACATCTACATGTGGTCCGGGATCTCCCTCTTCGCACTCGATTTTTCCATCCTGCCCATCGCCGCGACGGTGATCGGCGGCGGCGGTACGCTGGTGGGGCCGGTCCTCGGATGCTTCATTCTGGTGCCTGTCTCCGAGCTCCTGAGGGCCTTCGGGACCCTGCGCATCGTCTTCTACGCCCTGATCCTCATGGCCTTCGTGGTGTTTCGGAGCGAGGGGCTCATGGTGTACGGGACCCGGAAATATCAGCAGTTCGAAAGGTGGGTGAAGGTATGA
- a CDS encoding Amino acid or sugar ABC transport system, permease protein, producing the protein MDIFIYGIFNSISLALMALGFALVYGISRVPNFAHGALYVVTGFLTWGFLRTLHLNYFLSILLAMFITGIVGALIYQLILVRVRGMAISEIIASYAMGLAIIEGFRWWGFKGMTYTLPVFVEGSVTIAGIPIDWQRILVVAVGAAVVGFLWLFTHYTKVGLALRGMAQDERASLMLGIDSDRMAVVAMSFGAMLAGLAAIMLLPLGNIVVEKGYDVLILAIAVCIVGGLGSWMGAVVASFLIGFAQILTVVYLGAHFQMVVALLAIIVTLVLRPSGLFGRQKELEERV; encoded by the coding sequence ATGGATATCTTCATATACGGTATTTTCAACAGCATTTCTCTGGCCCTGATGGCACTCGGCTTCGCCCTGGTGTACGGGATCAGCCGGGTCCCCAATTTCGCCCACGGCGCCTTGTACGTCGTAACGGGTTTCCTCACCTGGGGTTTCCTCCGAACGCTCCACCTGAACTACTTCCTCAGCATCCTTCTGGCGATGTTCATCACGGGCATCGTCGGGGCCCTGATCTATCAGTTGATCCTGGTGCGCGTCAGGGGCATGGCGATCTCCGAGATCATCGCGTCCTACGCGATGGGGCTTGCCATCATCGAAGGGTTTCGCTGGTGGGGGTTCAAGGGCATGACCTATACGCTGCCGGTCTTCGTCGAGGGCAGTGTGACGATCGCGGGAATCCCGATCGACTGGCAAAGGATTCTGGTGGTGGCGGTCGGGGCGGCGGTGGTGGGCTTTCTCTGGCTTTTCACGCACTACACGAAGGTGGGGCTGGCCCTGCGGGGGATGGCCCAGGATGAACGGGCCTCCCTCATGCTCGGAATCGATTCGGACCGGATGGCGGTCGTGGCGATGAGCTTCGGGGCCATGCTGGCCGGGCTCGCCGCCATCATGCTGTTGCCGCTCGGCAACATCGTGGTCGAGAAGGGGTACGATGTCCTGATCCTGGCCATCGCGGTCTGCATCGTCGGCGGCCTGGGGAGCTGGATGGGGGCGGTCGTGGCCTCCTTCCTGATCGGCTTCGCCCAGATCCTCACGGTGGTATACCTGGGGGCCCATTTCCAGATGGTGGTCGCGCTCCTGGCGATCATCGTCACGCTGGTCCTGCGCCCCTCGGGTCTTTTCGGACGTCAGAAGGAACTGGAGGAAAGGGTTTAA
- a CDS encoding Receptor family ligand-binding protein → MKKSGWGVWIVLVAAFLMLAPSGRAVAAEPIVIGCPLPTAFLYGWDAERGVRLAVDEINAQGGVDVGGEKRMLKVELIDTRDLEPGVPVSEALLAVEKLILEKKADFIVGGPVRSEAALAAMPLLSKHKKVSIVTSGVLSPKYHAMVAQDYDKYKYCFRIHGEAKQLVTEIMDCLEHIKATFGLNNLFIMVQDVAHARAAGKILGDIALKKGWSVSGTEIFPTGTGDFSMGLIKAQKAGAQVLSLWMDMPESSILLKQWYDMQLPALPFGSTLAAAEQPGFWKATEGKGAYCLANVVNAGNAPSNATPWTMKFYDAYTEKWGIEPEGLGSSSSYMAIYTLKDAIERAGTLESDAVITALEQTDLMGVYGRLRFDPKSHQVIPSYDPQEGAVGSIFQWQDGKRVVVFPESIAMGKIILPPWMKMKQ, encoded by the coding sequence ATGAAGAAGAGTGGCTGGGGTGTTTGGATCGTCCTGGTGGCGGCTTTTTTGATGCTCGCCCCGAGCGGGCGCGCGGTGGCTGCGGAACCCATCGTCATCGGCTGTCCGCTGCCGACCGCCTTTCTCTATGGCTGGGATGCGGAGCGCGGCGTGCGACTGGCGGTGGATGAGATCAACGCCCAGGGTGGAGTCGATGTCGGCGGCGAAAAGCGGATGCTCAAGGTCGAGTTGATCGACACGCGGGATCTCGAGCCCGGCGTGCCGGTGAGCGAGGCTCTCCTCGCCGTCGAGAAGCTGATCCTCGAGAAGAAGGCCGACTTCATCGTCGGCGGTCCTGTCCGTTCGGAAGCGGCGCTGGCGGCCATGCCGCTTCTCTCCAAGCACAAGAAGGTCTCGATCGTCACCAGCGGCGTCCTCAGTCCCAAGTACCACGCCATGGTGGCGCAGGACTACGACAAGTACAAGTACTGTTTCAGGATCCATGGCGAGGCCAAGCAGCTCGTGACCGAGATCATGGACTGCCTCGAGCACATCAAGGCCACCTTCGGCCTGAACAATCTCTTCATCATGGTGCAGGACGTGGCCCATGCGCGGGCGGCGGGCAAGATCCTCGGCGACATCGCCCTGAAGAAGGGGTGGTCGGTCTCCGGCACTGAGATCTTCCCGACCGGCACGGGGGACTTCTCCATGGGGCTCATCAAGGCCCAGAAGGCCGGCGCGCAGGTCCTGAGCCTGTGGATGGACATGCCCGAGAGCTCCATTCTCCTCAAGCAGTGGTATGACATGCAGCTCCCGGCCCTGCCGTTCGGGTCGACCCTGGCGGCGGCCGAGCAGCCCGGGTTCTGGAAGGCCACCGAAGGGAAGGGGGCCTACTGCCTCGCGAACGTGGTCAACGCCGGCAACGCCCCGAGCAACGCCACCCCCTGGACCATGAAATTCTATGACGCCTACACCGAGAAGTGGGGGATCGAACCCGAAGGGCTCGGGTCTTCCAGCAGCTACATGGCGATCTACACCCTGAAGGATGCGATCGAACGGGCGGGAACGCTCGAGAGCGACGCCGTCATCACGGCGCTCGAGCAGACCGACCTGATGGGGGTTTACGGCCGTCTGCGCTTCGATCCGAAGAGCCATCAGGTGATCCCGTCCTACGACCCGCAGGAAGGGGCGGTCGGGAGCATCTTCCAGTGGCAGGACGGCAAGCGCGTGGTGGTCTTCCCCGAGTCGATCGCCATGGGCAAGATCATCCTGCCTCCGTGGATGAAGATGAAGCAGTAG
- a CDS encoding hypothetical protein (Evidence 5 : Unknown function), whose translation MLKDVNVSDQLWNQPPLEKGLAVLYVEKDPSRSLVRTALF comes from the coding sequence ATGTTGAAGGATGTCAATGTTTCAGATCAATTGTGGAATCAACCGCCCTTGGAAAAAGGGCTTGCTGTGCTCTATGTGGAGAAGGATCCATCCCGCTCTCTCGTGAGAACGGCCCTGTTTTAG
- a CDS encoding exported hypothetical protein (Evidence 5 : Unknown function) yields MRHSLSFVVCMILLLAVFPVCGLAQPESAAQPQSAPSSNAMACVKGAVFYRSPVDAGLAPYAEVTVSAWRTGTEEGLGEVKTEADGRFRIELTVPEGGRIDLRVWGAQRIGGTGYYCRGAAEGLLVGGASPASEDGCIEVEIVAECQDRVPHRFH; encoded by the coding sequence ATGCGACATTCGCTATCATTCGTGGTCTGTATGATTCTGCTGTTGGCCGTCTTTCCCGTGTGCGGCCTCGCGCAGCCTGAATCCGCGGCGCAGCCGCAGTCTGCACCATCGTCCAATGCAATGGCCTGCGTCAAGGGAGCCGTTTTTTACCGGTCCCCGGTCGATGCGGGCCTTGCCCCGTACGCGGAAGTCACGGTCTCGGCTTGGCGGACCGGAACGGAGGAGGGGCTAGGCGAGGTGAAAACAGAGGCAGACGGCAGGTTCCGTATCGAACTGACGGTGCCCGAAGGGGGCCGGATAGATCTGCGTGTATGGGGCGCTCAGCGGATCGGTGGCACGGGGTATTACTGCCGGGGAGCGGCCGAGGGCCTGCTGGTCGGCGGTGCGTCCCCCGCCAGCGAAGACGGCTGCATCGAGGTGGAGATCGTGGCGGAGTGCCAGGACCGGGTGCCGCATCGCTTCCACTGA
- a CDS encoding conserved hypothetical protein (Evidence 4 : Unknown function but conserved in other organisms), producing MGMGKDHRQRLRPAARGICILTAWFGLWALAPVAPALAAGMEKCLDSLQAREAVLVSAPSGQAVAARNEALGCVPASTLKILTAFAAIHEMGLDYRFPTDAFLDRSGNLIIKGCGDPLLTSESLAQFARRLAGQVSEFNDLVLDDTYFDEHIRISGRGGSTNPYDAPVGALCANFNTVCVRRDGQGRLVSAEPETPLIPFAREKVRTLGVREGRVTFTHERSEATYYAGHLLEYFLEAEGCRMRGTVRRGPVPKGAEPVLRFDSPFTLETVLQRMLEFSNNFVANQVFIAMGARRYGAPGTVSKGVRIMEDVASKVLRLEGLQVAEGSGLSRENRVTPLQMIRILDAFAPYRGLLRKKPGMLFKTGTLSGVRNLAGYLQGQTGGYYAFAVFLGPSGARLDGIMDCIREGLP from the coding sequence ATGGGAATGGGCAAGGATCATCGGCAGCGCCTGCGGCCTGCGGCCCGCGGCATCTGCATCCTGACGGCATGGTTCGGCCTTTGGGCGTTGGCGCCGGTTGCTCCGGCCCTGGCCGCAGGGATGGAAAAATGCCTGGATTCGCTCCAGGCGCGTGAGGCGGTGCTCGTGAGCGCGCCCTCCGGCCAAGCGGTTGCAGCCCGCAACGAGGCCTTGGGCTGCGTGCCGGCCTCGACCCTGAAGATCCTGACGGCCTTCGCGGCTATCCACGAAATGGGGCTGGATTACCGGTTCCCGACGGACGCGTTTCTCGACCGGTCCGGGAACCTGATCATCAAGGGCTGTGGCGATCCGCTCCTGACCTCCGAGTCCCTGGCGCAGTTCGCCCGCCGACTGGCCGGGCAGGTGTCCGAATTCAACGATCTGGTGCTGGACGACACCTATTTCGACGAACACATCCGCATCTCCGGGCGCGGAGGATCGACGAACCCCTACGATGCGCCTGTCGGGGCGCTGTGCGCCAACTTCAACACGGTCTGCGTCCGTCGGGACGGGCAGGGCCGCCTGGTCTCGGCCGAGCCGGAAACGCCGCTCATCCCCTTCGCCCGTGAGAAGGTCCGTACCCTCGGCGTCCGCGAGGGGCGCGTGACCTTCACCCATGAGCGGTCGGAGGCGACCTATTACGCCGGGCACCTGCTCGAGTATTTTCTCGAGGCGGAGGGCTGCCGCATGCGTGGAACGGTCCGCAGGGGTCCTGTTCCAAAGGGCGCCGAACCGGTTTTGCGCTTCGATTCGCCTTTCACGCTCGAGACGGTCCTCCAGCGGATGCTCGAATTTTCCAACAACTTCGTCGCCAACCAGGTCTTCATCGCCATGGGGGCACGGCGATACGGGGCGCCCGGTACGGTCTCGAAAGGGGTGCGGATCATGGAGGATGTCGCCTCGAAGGTGCTTCGCCTGGAAGGTCTGCAGGTTGCGGAAGGCTCCGGTCTTTCACGGGAAAACCGGGTGACGCCGCTGCAGATGATCCGGATCCTCGATGCCTTTGCCCCGTACCGCGGCCTGCTCAGAAAAAAGCCCGGCATGCTTTTCAAGACCGGGACCCTGAGCGGCGTCCGGAATCTGGCCGGCTATCTGCAGGGGCAGACCGGAGGCTATTACGCCTTCGCCGTATTTCTGGGACCGAGCGGGGCGCGGCTGGACGGGATCATGGATTGCATCCGGGAGGGGCTGCCATAA
- a CDS encoding hypothetical protein (Evidence 5 : Unknown function), whose amino-acid sequence MLETIIVWVLVGLAALYVVRHIYRRFSRKDPCASCGCSGQGCPLSNPGPNRDGEGG is encoded by the coding sequence ATGCTGGAAACCATCATTGTCTGGGTGCTGGTGGGTCTTGCGGCCCTGTACGTCGTGCGGCACATCTACCGCCGTTTTTCGCGAAAAGATCCCTGTGCCTCGTGCGGATGCAGCGGACAGGGATGCCCACTCAGCAACCCCGGCCCGAATCGCGACGGCGAAGGGGGTTGA
- a CDS encoding hypothetical protein (Evidence 5 : Unknown function), translated as MRNPCPRRKSAKWTTLPARPEGTPHPGSEECGRLLMVRPDLFPKALEVFLVLEDAAQGLEDDRFVEIVLVEGEEGLGPVERLGDPRFLQEIDLPDPLHEAGDLLRETGLDVRHLGHDDGVFLIEGGVVDPVVEAAPLECVVDVAGPVGGDDDHRALAGLDGPHLRDRDLEVGENFQQKGLELFIRPVDLVDEEDGRVFVRAQDGLQQGAFNQEFKAVDRLLDLLGVAAAFLLKPDVHELFGIVPLVEGGGGVQAFVALEADQIGLKEACHDDGDLRFPHPRLPLEEDGLFEAVREIQDGGKGAVCDVAGFAELLYYLVDVLESVDQDGFLLTGDAYEMASLRGGA; from the coding sequence ATGCGAAACCCCTGCCCCCGCAGAAAATCCGCGAAGTGGACGACCCTGCCGGCCAGGCCGGAGGGGACCCCGCATCCGGGATCAGAGGAATGCGGCCGCCTGCTCATGGTTCGTCCAGATCTCTTCCCGAAAGCGCTTGAGGTCTTCCTGGTACTTGAGGATGCAGCCCAGGGTCTCGAGGACGACCGCTTCGTCGAGATAGTCCTTGTGGAGGGTGAGGAGGGCCTGGGCCCAGTCGAGCGTCTCGGAGATCCCCGGTTTCTTCAGGAGATCGACCTGCCGGATCCGCTGCATGAAGCGGGTGATCTGCTCCGCGAAACGGGACTCGATGTCCGGCACCTTGGCCATGATGATGGCGTATTCCTTATCGAAGGAGGGGTAGTCGATCCAGTGGTAGAGGCAGCGCCTCTTGAGTGCGTCGTGGACGTCGCGGGTCCGGTTGGAGGTGACGATGACCATCGGGCGCTTGCGGGCCTTGATGGTCCCCATCTCCGGGATCGTGATCTGGAAGTCGGAGAGAATTTCCAGCAGAAAGGCCTCGAACTCTTCATCCGACCGGTCGATCTCGTCGATGAGGAGGACGGGCGGGTTTTCGTCCGAGCGCAGGATGGCCTCCAGCAGGGGGCGTTTAATCAGGAATTTAAGGCTGTAGATCGCCTGCTCGATCTCCTCGGGGTTGCGGCTGCCTTCCTGCTGAAGCCGGATGTGCATGAGCTGTTTGGGATAGTCCCACTCGTAGAGGGAGGTGGCGGCGTCCAGGCCTTCGTAGCACTGGAGGCGGATCAGATCGGTCTGAAAGAGGCGTGCCATGACGACGGCGACCTCCGTTTTCCCCACCCCCGGCTCCCCCTCGAGGAAGATGGGCTTTTCGAGGCGGTGCGCGAGATACAGGACGGTGGCAAGGGCGCGGTCTGCGATGTAGCGGGCTTTGCCGAGCTCTTGTACTACCTGGTCGATGTCCTCGAATCGGTCGATCAAGACGGGTTCCTCCTGACAGGCGATGCGTATGAAATGGCCTCTCTCAGAGGCGGTGCATGA
- a CDS encoding ATPase, AAA family, translated as MIDRFEDIDQVVQELGKARYIADRALATVLYLAHRLEKPIFLEGEPGVGKTEVAVVMARLFQTDLIRLQCYEGLDAATSLYEWDYPKQLMHIRLQQEGSRNPEEIEQAIYSLKFLIKRPLLEAILRSDENPPVLLIDEIDRSDEEFEAFLLEILSDFQITIPEMGTIKARKRPMVIVTSNRTRDVHDALKRRCLYHWIDYPSFDKEYAIIMAKVPDIESRFAEQITRFMQRIRQVDLLKKPGISETLDWAQALLTLHKDYLDEAVVLETLGCILKYQEDLKRFREEIWTNHEQAAAFL; from the coding sequence TTGATCGACCGATTCGAGGACATCGACCAGGTAGTACAAGAGCTCGGCAAAGCCCGCTACATCGCAGACCGCGCCCTTGCCACCGTCCTGTATCTCGCGCACCGCCTCGAAAAGCCCATCTTCCTCGAGGGGGAGCCGGGGGTGGGGAAAACGGAGGTCGCCGTCGTCATGGCACGCCTCTTTCAGACCGATCTGATCCGCCTCCAGTGCTACGAAGGCCTGGACGCCGCCACCTCCCTCTACGAGTGGGACTATCCCAAACAGCTCATGCACATCCGGCTTCAGCAGGAAGGCAGCCGCAACCCCGAGGAGATCGAGCAGGCGATCTACAGCCTTAAATTCCTGATTAAACGCCCCCTGCTGGAGGCCATCCTGCGCTCGGACGAAAACCCGCCCGTCCTCCTCATCGACGAGATCGACCGGTCGGATGAAGAGTTCGAGGCCTTTCTGCTGGAAATTCTCTCCGACTTCCAGATCACGATCCCGGAGATGGGGACCATCAAGGCCCGCAAGCGCCCGATGGTCATCGTCACCTCCAACCGGACCCGCGACGTCCACGACGCACTCAAGAGGCGCTGCCTCTACCACTGGATCGACTACCCCTCCTTCGATAAGGAATACGCCATCATCATGGCCAAGGTGCCGGACATCGAGTCCCGTTTCGCGGAGCAGATCACCCGCTTCATGCAGCGGATCCGGCAGGTCGATCTCCTGAAGAAACCGGGGATCTCCGAGACGCTCGACTGGGCCCAGGCCCTCCTCACCCTCCACAAGGACTATCTCGACGAAGCGGTCGTCCTCGAGACCCTGGGCTGCATCCTCAAGTACCAGGAAGACCTCAAGCGCTTTCGGGAAGAGATCTGGACGAACCATGAGCAGGCGGCCGCATTCCTCTGA
- a CDS encoding conserved hypothetical protein (Evidence 4 : Unknown function but conserved in other organisms): protein MSRRPHSSDPGCGVPSGLAGRVVHFADFLRGQGFRMFQSSVHDALRSIDCLSLDRDVFAAALRTNLCTNQLEWSQFGELFDRFWLDIESDEAPPPEPAPANGAQDEGEDGSSPPDQPEQDLPAEKVVKSRKPEPSQEWMEGRTYSPISKIGKKDLSRFEQTEIPVARLALKRLMEPFRIERSRRPKAAPKHGRLDFRRIMRRSLKYEGIPVELFFRRKKQRLKRLVILADVSGSMDKYARFIMPFLLGLRGIGSKAEVFVFSTVLQSITFVVKHLSVEKAIQRMSEEMPEWSGGTRIGYSLHQFNTTQGMRMLNRRTVILILSDGWDLGGKALLEKEMKILHRKAHTVIWLNPLAGDPGYQPVCRGMQAALPYIHHFMPATSLQDLNQVGHLLSRVMVH, encoded by the coding sequence ATGAGCAGGCGGCCGCATTCCTCTGATCCCGGATGCGGGGTCCCCTCCGGCCTGGCCGGCAGGGTCGTCCACTTCGCGGATTTTCTGCGGGGGCAGGGGTTTCGCATGTTTCAGAGCAGCGTTCACGATGCGCTGCGGAGCATCGACTGCCTGAGCCTGGACAGGGACGTTTTCGCGGCCGCCCTGCGAACCAATCTCTGCACCAATCAACTCGAGTGGAGCCAGTTCGGAGAGCTCTTCGACCGGTTCTGGCTGGACATCGAGTCAGACGAAGCACCCCCGCCGGAGCCGGCGCCGGCGAACGGCGCACAGGACGAGGGCGAAGACGGCTCGTCGCCCCCGGATCAACCCGAGCAGGACCTGCCGGCCGAAAAGGTCGTGAAATCGAGGAAACCGGAGCCGTCTCAGGAGTGGATGGAAGGGCGGACCTACAGTCCCATCTCCAAGATCGGCAAGAAGGACCTGTCGCGCTTCGAGCAGACGGAGATCCCGGTGGCGAGGCTGGCCCTCAAACGGCTGATGGAGCCCTTCCGGATCGAGCGGAGCCGCAGGCCCAAAGCCGCCCCGAAACACGGCAGGCTGGACTTCAGGCGGATCATGCGCCGAAGCCTCAAATACGAAGGCATACCGGTCGAGCTCTTCTTCCGCCGCAAGAAGCAGCGTCTCAAACGGCTCGTCATCCTGGCCGACGTAAGCGGGTCCATGGACAAATACGCCCGTTTCATCATGCCCTTTCTACTCGGCCTGCGCGGGATCGGCTCCAAGGCCGAGGTGTTCGTCTTTTCTACGGTGCTGCAGTCGATCACCTTCGTTGTCAAGCACCTGAGCGTCGAAAAGGCGATCCAGCGCATGTCGGAAGAGATGCCTGAATGGTCCGGGGGGACCCGCATCGGCTACAGCCTGCACCAATTCAACACCACGCAGGGCATGCGGATGCTGAACCGGCGCACGGTCATCCTCATTCTGAGCGACGGCTGGGATCTCGGCGGCAAGGCCCTCCTCGAAAAGGAGATGAAGATCCTTCACCGGAAGGCCCACACCGTCATCTGGCTCAATCCGCTGGCCGGAGACCCCGGCTACCAGCCCGTCTGCCGGGGGATGCAGGCGGCGCTGCCTTACATCCACCACTTCATGCCGGCCACGAGCCTCCAGGATCTGAACCAGGTCGGGCACCTGCTCTCACGCGTCATGGTCCACTGA
- the lolA gene encoding Outer membrane lipoprotein carrier protein has protein sequence MVKRWLAVCLMVMVVMPGVSALAEDEPELGALFDGIRERYGSLSGLTMPYTREVVTRSMSMLGTKGGGDTASGRIFFKAPHFLRMEQASPRVELLVTDGGTIWWYVPDERVVHRHSADRFGQELRLLNDIFQGLLTVEERFAVSYGGEEGGYEQIVLRPDPPWEEIDHVLISVSPDYRIRKVAIHNMLGSVTTFTLDEPEPKTSFPEGFFRFTPPEGVRTVENGDE, from the coding sequence ATGGTGAAACGATGGTTGGCTGTATGTCTGATGGTGATGGTGGTCATGCCGGGGGTTTCGGCGCTGGCTGAGGACGAACCGGAGCTGGGGGCCCTTTTCGACGGTATCCGCGAACGCTACGGGTCTCTTTCCGGGTTGACGATGCCTTACACCAGAGAGGTCGTCACGCGGTCGATGAGCATGCTGGGCACCAAGGGCGGCGGCGACACCGCCTCGGGAAGGATCTTTTTCAAAGCGCCGCATTTTCTGCGGATGGAACAGGCGAGTCCAAGGGTGGAACTCCTCGTGACGGACGGCGGGACGATCTGGTGGTACGTCCCGGATGAGCGGGTGGTGCACCGGCACTCGGCCGATCGGTTCGGCCAGGAGCTGCGGTTGTTGAACGATATCTTCCAGGGGCTTCTCACGGTGGAGGAGCGGTTTGCCGTGTCCTACGGCGGTGAGGAGGGCGGATACGAGCAGATCGTCCTGCGGCCGGACCCGCCCTGGGAGGAGATCGATCATGTCCTGATCAGCGTTTCGCCCGATTACAGGATCCGCAAGGTGGCCATCCACAACATGCTCGGGAGCGTGACCACCTTCACCCTCGATGAACCCGAACCGAAGACGTCTTTCCCGGAGGGCTTTTTCCGCTTCACGCCGCCCGAAGGCGTCCGTACGGTGGAAAACGGGGATGAATGA